The following is a genomic window from Amycolatopsis acidiphila.
CGGGTGTGGTCATGGCGAAGACTCCGTCCACGCCGGTGAATGCCGCGCGGAGACTTTCGGGATCGTCGAGATCAGCAGCGACGAGGTCGGCGCCGAGCCCGGTCAGGGCGCGGGCCGCAGCGGAGTCAGTGCGACGCGCCAACGCCCGGACCGCGGCCTGCGTGCGCAGAAGTGCGCGGGCGGTGGCCCTGCCCTGGAGGCCGGTCGCGCCGACCACCGCGATCGGTCTCCGCTCCGCCGGGTCGCGGGCTGTCACAGGGATTCCTTTCCGCTGCCGGCTACTTTCAGGTCCGCTGATCAGGTTCCGGCCGCGGCTGCGGACGCGAAGTCCGGCAGGATGCCCATCTGCGCGAACATGGTGGTCGTACCGACATGGCAGTTGAACTCCTGGATCTTGCCGTTGCGCACGTACCAGAAGTCGGCGGTCGGGATGTCGAGCTTGGCCCCCGTCGGCTGGATCGCGCCGGTGGGCGTCTCGAACGGCCCGAGGAAAGTGCCCCGGATCGACAGCTCGATCGCGACGACGTCCCCGAGCACGTTGACCCTGTGCAGCTCCCGGTGAACGTCGGGTAGCAGCTTGCCCATCCAGGCGACCACATCGCCCAAGTGGTCACCCCGGTAGCTGTCCTGGCCGGACACGCCGCCGATGCCGTTGAACACACCGTCCTCAGCGAACAGATCGACAAATCCCTGGATGTTCAGGACGTCACCCTGGGCGAAGTGGTACGCGCGGCGCACGAGCGCTTCGGTTTCGGTTGTCACTGCTATCTCCCATTCGGGCATGGAGCAGGGCGAATCAAGGTTCGTCCCGGGGATGGTGAGGGGGCATCGCCGGATTCCGGTGATGACGTCTCACCTCCCTCACCATGAGGCTGACCCTGTGCGTCGAGTGGCCGAGGCGGGGCACCGCTTGTCGGCACATCTGAAGTGTTTCCGGAAAGTGAGGACATGACATGGCGGGCCCCGGCGACAAGCTCAGCTTCGAGCAGGACATCAGGCCGCTGTTCCGGCAGAAGGACCGCGACGCGATGCTGGCCGCCTTCGACCTGTTCGACTACGAGGACGTCGTCGAGAAGGCCGACGCCATCGTGGGATCGCTGCGCAGCGGGCAGATGCCGTGCGACGGCGCGTGGCCCGCCGAGCAGGTGGACAAGCTGCAGCAGTGGATCGACGCGGGCACGCCCGCCTGACGGATCACCGGCATCCGGTGCTGACCAATGTGGAACGTCCCCTCGCTCTCAGGAGATTCTCGTGAAGCTGAACGTGAACGGTGCCGATGTCGACGTTGATGACCGTTTCGCGACCAGCCCGCTGTTGTGGGTGCTGCGTGATGTGCTGGAGTTGACGGGAACCAAGTACGGCTGCGGGATTGGGTTCTGCGCCGCGTGCACGGTGCTGATCGACGGTCGCAACACGAAGTCGTGCCAGACACCGGCCGAGACCGCTGTCGGCAAGGCGATCACCACGGTCGAAGGCGTTTCGGGTCTGGTCGTGGAAGCTGTCCGGGACGCGTGGCGCCGGGGCAACGTGGTGCAGTGCGGGTACTGCCAGCCGGGTCAGACCCTGGCCGCCACCGCGCTGCTGACGGCCGACCCGTCGCCGGACGACGCGGCGATCGGCAGTTGGATGAACGGAAACCTGTGCCGGTGCGGCACGTACCCACGGATCCGGAAGGCAATCGGCGAGGCGTCCGAGGCGCTGGCCACCGCGTGGTCGCTGCCGGAGAACTCGGCAACGAAGCGCTCCGGGTCTGGGTGACCGGCCAGGGCGAGAGCGGCGAGGCGAAGGCCCGCTGCCCAGCCCTCCGTTCGCTCGTGCAACAGCGCTACGCCCGCATCGGCCAAGTCGACGCCCGACGCCGCGAGCAGGGCTCGGGTCTCCCGCTCGGTGAACCGGAGTTCGGCGGCGCGGATCTCGGCCAGCTGACCGGCGAGGCGCAACTGGTGCAGTCCCAGCCGCAGGTCGTGCCGGGTGGTCAACACCGCGTGCCCGTGGGGTGGCAGGTTCGTCAGCAGCCGGGAGAGGTGGGTGAGCGCGTCGGGCGAGGTCAGCTCGTGCAGGTCCTCGACGACCAGCGTCAGGTCGCCGTCGATCGCGGCGAGTCCGGCCAGCACCGCGTCGACCATCGCGGACGCGTCGAACTCCGGCGTCGCCTCGGCCGGTTCCGCGCGGATCGCGTCGAGCAGCGCGAGCCAGAACTGCTAGGCGTCCTGCTGGTCGCGCCGCACCTGGAGCACGAAGATCCGCCGCCGCTCGGCACGGTCCGCCCAGGCGCGCAACAGGGACGATTTTCCATTGCCGGCCGGTGTCGAAATGATCGTCACCTTCCGCGTCACCGCGCGATCCAGCTTGGCGAGAAGGTCACGCCACTCGATGAGCCAAGAAGTTATCGGAGCCACCACAGCGAACCTACCGTCGAGCATCGCCCGCGGCCGGAATCGCCTGAATCAGGTGACGACCGCTCACCTATCCGCTCACAATGCTGGTCCCGTGGACAACGAGCAGATCGTCCGGCGGGCCTACCAGGTCGCCGAGGACAAGGACCTGGAAGGGTGGGTCTCCGCCTTTACCGAGGACGGCACCTTCACCGATGAGTCCATCGGGGTCACCTATCGCGGTTCCAAGGAGTTGCCCATCACCGTCGAGGTGTACGCGCGGGCATTCCCGGACATGCACCGCGAGCTGTACCAGTTCTACGGCAGCGGTGACATCGTCGTCGTCCAGCTCGCCCTGCAAGGAACCCATCTGGGGCCGTTGAGCCTGCCGTTCGGCACGCTGCCGGCGACCGGCAAGCGGATGGACGCGCCGTGCTGCGACGTGTTCGAACTGGTCGGCGGCAAGATCAAGCGCTTCGACTGCTACCCGTCCGGGACCGTCCTGTTCACCCAGCTCGGCGTCATCGCGAACATCAGCGCTGCGCTGGAGTCGTGACGATGAGCGCACAACAGCAAGCGAGCCTGGACGCGGCCCTGCGCCAGTGGAGCTTCCCGCCCAACA
Proteins encoded in this region:
- a CDS encoding (2Fe-2S)-binding protein → MNGADVDVDDRFATSPLLWVLRDVLELTGTKYGCGIGFCAACTVLIDGRNTKSCQTPAETAVGKAITTVEGVSGLVVEAVRDAWRRGNVVQCGYCQPGQTLAATALLTADPSPDDAAIGSWMNGNLCRCGTYPRIRKAIGEASEALATAWSLPENSATKRSGSG
- a CDS encoding nuclear transport factor 2 family protein; this translates as MTTETEALVRRAYHFAQGDVLNIQGFVDLFAEDGVFNGIGGVSGQDSYRGDHLGDVVAWMGKLLPDVHRELHRVNVLGDVVAIELSIRGTFLGPFETPTGAIQPTGAKLDIPTADFWYVRNGKIQEFNCHVGTTTMFAQMGILPDFASAAAAGT
- a CDS encoding nuclear transport factor 2 family protein — its product is MDNEQIVRRAYQVAEDKDLEGWVSAFTEDGTFTDESIGVTYRGSKELPITVEVYARAFPDMHRELYQFYGSGDIVVVQLALQGTHLGPLSLPFGTLPATGKRMDAPCCDVFELVGGKIKRFDCYPSGTVLFTQLGVIANISAALES